The Excalfactoria chinensis isolate bCotChi1 chromosome 10, bCotChi1.hap2, whole genome shotgun sequence genome has a segment encoding these proteins:
- the SEMA6D gene encoding semaphorin-6D isoform X7 encodes MRLPLLCASVMLMSLSQCRAVSFPEDEDPINIVDYHYSRQYPVFRGRPSGNESQHRLDFQLMLKIRDTLYIAGRDQVYTVNLNEVPKSEVTPSRKLTWRSRQQDRENCAMKGKHKDECHNFIKVFVPRNDEMVFVCGTNAFNPMCRYYRLSTLEYDGEEISGLARCPFDARQTNVALFADGKLYSATVADFLASDAVIYRSMGDGSALRTIKYDSKWIKEPHFLHAIEYGNYVYFFFREIAVEHNNLGKAVYSRVARICKNDMGGSQRVLEKHWTSFLKARLNCSVPGDSFFYFDVLQSITDIIEINGIPTVVGVFTTQLNSIPGSAVCAFSMDDIEKVFKGRFKEQKTPDSVWTAVPEDKVPKPRPGCCAKHGLAEAYKTSIDFPDETLSFIKSHPLMDSAVPSIIEEPWFTKTRVRYRLTAIAVDHAAGPHQNYTVIFVGSEAGVVLKILAKTRPFSLNDSVLLEEIEAYNHAKCSAESDEDRRVISLQLDRDHHALFVAFSSCVIRIPLSRCERHGSCKKACIASRDPYCGWLDHEACGRVTPGMPISLFVSYNHSTGGYVQDVEYGNTAQLGDCHGVRWEVQSGESNQMVHMNVLITCVFAAFVLGAFIAGVAVYCYRDVFVRKSRKIHKDAESAQSCTDSSGSFAKLNGLFDSPVKEYQQNIDSPKLYTNLLTSRKELPPNGDMKSMMMDHRGQPPELAALPTPESTPVLQQKTLQAMKSQSDKAHGNLNASRKETPLKSPQFFPSSPPPHSPLSHGHIPSAIVLPNATHDYNTSFSNSNAHKADKKMQHIDHPLTKPSSKRDHRRSVDSRNTLNDFLKHLNETTSNPKAIMGDIQVAHQTLMLDPMGNMSEIPPKVPNREASLYSPPSTLPRNSPTKRVDVPTTPAVPMTSLERQRGYHKNSSQRHSISALPKNLNSPNGVLLSRQPSVNRGGYVTPTAGTKMDYMQGTPVSVHLQPSLSRQSSYTSNGTLPRTGIKRTPSLKPDVPPKPSFVPQTTSVRPLNKYSY; translated from the exons ATGAGGCTTCCTCTGCTGTGCGCCTCTGTGATGCTAATGAGTCTGTCCCAGTGCCGAGCTGTCAGCTTTCCTGAAGATGAGGACCCTATTAACATTGTTGACTACCACT ATTCAAGGCAATATCCAGTATTTAGAGGACGCCCTTCAGGCAATGAATCTCAGCACAGACTGGACTTCCAACTGATGCTGAAAATTCGAGACACACTTTATATCGCTGGCAG GGATCAAGTTTACACTGTAAACTTAAATGAAGTTCCCAAATCAGAAGTTACTCCAAGCAGG AAATTAACATGGAGGTCAAGGCAGCAGGACAGAGAGAACTGTGctatgaaaggaaaacataaa GATGAATGCCATAACTTCATTAAAGTCTTTGTTCCAAGAAATGACGAGATGGTGTTTGTCTGTGGAACAAATGCATTTAATCCTATGTGCAGATACTATCGG ctGAGTACCTTAGAGTATGATGGGGAGGAAATTAGTGGTTTGGCAAGATGCCCATTTGATGCCAGACAAACCAATGTCGCCCTCTTTGCTG ATGGAAAATTGTATTCAGCAACAGTAGCGGATTTCCTGGCAAGTGATGCTGTTATTTATCGCAGCATGGGAGACGGGTCTGCCCTAAGGACAATAAAGTATGATTCCAAATGGATAAAAG AGCCACACTTTCTCCATGCCATAGAATATGGGAACTACGTGTATTTCTTCTTTCGAGAAATTGCTGTAGAGCACAATAATTTAGGCAAG GCCGTGTATTCCCGCGTGGCACGCATATGCAAAAATGACATGGGGGGTTCCCAGAGAGTTCTGGAAAAACACTGGACATCCTTTCTGAAAGCTCGGCTCAACTGCTCCGTTCCTGGGGATTCGTTTTTCTACTTTGATGTCCTACAGTCTATCACGGACATAATAGAAATCAATGGAATCCCTACGGTTGTCGGTGTATTCACTACACAGCTTAACAG cATCCCTGgttcagcagtgtgtgctttcaGCATGGATGACATTGAGAAGGTCTTCAAAGGGagatttaaagaacaaaaaactcCTGACTCTGTTTGGACAGCCGTACCTGAAGACAAGGTGCCAAAGCCAAG ACCTGGCTGCTGTGCAAAACATGGCCTAGCAGAAGCTTACAAAACCTCCATTGATTTCCCAGACGAAACATTGTCCTTCATCAAATCTCATCCATTGATGGATTCAGCTGTTCCCTCAATCATTGAGGAGCCTTGGTTTACCAAAACACGCGTCAG ATACAGATTGACAGCAATTGCTGTAGACCATGCTGCCGGACCGCACCAGAACTACACAGTCATATTTGTTGGCTCAGAAGCAGGAGTAGTACTTAAAATCTTGGCAAAGACCAGACCTTTCTCTTTGAATGACAGTGTATTACTGGAAGAGATTGAAGCATATAATCATGCAAA GTGTAGTGCTGAGAGCGATGAAGACCGAAGAGTCATTTCCCTTCAGCTGGACAGAGACCACCATGCTCTGTTCGTGGCGTTCTCCAGCTGTGTCATCAGAATTCCTCTGAGCCGGTGTGAGCGTCACGGGTCATGTAAAAA GGCGTGTATTGCCTCTCGGGATCCGTACTGTGGCTGGTTAGACCATGAGGCGTGTGGGAGAGTGACACCAGGCATGCC GatctctttgtttgtttcatacAACCACAGCACTGGAGGATATGTACAAGATGTAGAATATGGCAACACAGCGCAGCTTGGGGACTGCCATG GTGTAAGGTGGGAAGTGCAGTCGGGAGAGTCCAACCAAATGGTACACATGAATGTCCTAATCACGTGTGTCTTTGCTGCTTTTGTCCTGGGAGCCTTTATTGCGGGAGTGGCCGTGTACTGTTATCGGGATGTGTTTGTACGGAAATCcagaaaaatacacaaagatGCAGAATCTGCCCAGTCCTGTACGGACTCCAGTGGGAGCTTTGCTAAACTGAATGGGCTTTTTGATAGTCCCGTCAAAGAATATCAACAAAACATTGATTCGCCCAAACTCTACACCAACCTGTTGACGAGCAGAAAGGAATTGCCACCAAATGGTGATATGAAGTCCATGATGATGGACCACAGGGGCCAGCCTCCGGAATTAGCTGCACTTCCAACTCCTGAATCCACACCGGTTCTTCAGCAAAAGACTCTGCAAGCCATGAAAAGTCAGTCGGACAAAGCACATGGTAACCTGAATGCTTCACGAAAGGAAACCCCGCTAAAAAGCCCTcagttttttccttccagtccTCCGCCCCACTCTCCTCTGAGTCACGGACATATACCCAGTGCTATCGTTCTTCCCAATGCTACTCATGATTACAATACATCTTTCTCAAATTCTAATGCGCACAAGGCAGACAAAAAGATGCAACATATCGATCATCCACTTACAAAACCATCCAGCAAAAGAGACCACAGGAGGTCTGTTGATTCCAGGAACACCCTGAATGATTTTCTGAAACACTTAAACGAAACTACTAGTAATCCCAAAGCAATCATGGGAGATATTCAAGTGGCCCACCAGACTTTAATGCTGGATCCAATGGGAAATATGTCTGAGATCCCACCTAAAGTCCCCAACAGGGAGGCATCTTTATACTCTCCACCATCAACTCTTCCAAGAAACAGCCCCACAAAACGGGTGGACGTTCCCACCACACCTGCAGTACCGATGACCTCTTTGGAAAGGCAGAGAGGTTATCACAAAAATTCTTCACAAAGGCATTCAATATCTGCCCTTCCTAAAAACTTAAACTCACCAAATGGTGTTTTGTTATCCAGACAGCCCAGTGTTAATCGGGGGGGTTATGTGACTCCCACAGCAGGCACAAAGATGGACTACATGCAAGGAACCCCTGTCAGCGTTCACCTCCAGCCTTCCTTGTCCAGGCAAAGCAGTTACACAAGCAACGGCACTCTTCCTCGTACAGGAATAAAGAGGACACCCTCGTTAAAACCTGATGTGCCACCAAAACCCTCATTTGTTCCTCAAACAACATCAGTCAGACCACTGAACAAATACAGTTACTAG
- the SEMA6D gene encoding semaphorin-6D isoform X1, with product MRLPLLCASVMLMSLSQCRAVSFPEDEDPINIVDYHYSRQYPVFRGRPSGNESQHRLDFQLMLKIRDTLYIAGRDQVYTVNLNEVPKSEVTPSRKLTWRSRQQDRENCAMKGKHKDECHNFIKVFVPRNDEMVFVCGTNAFNPMCRYYRLSTLEYDGEEISGLARCPFDARQTNVALFADGKLYSATVADFLASDAVIYRSMGDGSALRTIKYDSKWIKEPHFLHAIEYGNYVYFFFREIAVEHNNLGKAVYSRVARICKNDMGGSQRVLEKHWTSFLKARLNCSVPGDSFFYFDVLQSITDIIEINGIPTVVGVFTTQLNSIPGSAVCAFSMDDIEKVFKGRFKEQKTPDSVWTAVPEDKVPKPRPGCCAKHGLAEAYKTSIDFPDETLSFIKSHPLMDSAVPSIIEEPWFTKTRVRYRLTAIAVDHAAGPHQNYTVIFVGSEAGVVLKILAKTRPFSLNDSVLLEEIEAYNHAKCSAESDEDRRVISLQLDRDHHALFVAFSSCVIRIPLSRCERHGSCKKACIASRDPYCGWLDHEACGRVTPGMPISLFVSYNHSTGGYVQDVEYGNTAQLGDCHEILPTTATPDYKIFGDPTSDMKFSSASITTMASIPVISPRVIGSWKPKVTGSRKFVVQDDPNTSDYSDPLSGVPKGVRWEVQSGESNQMVHMNVLITCVFAAFVLGAFIAGVAVYCYRDVFVRKSRKIHKDAESAQSCTDSSGSFAKLNGLFDSPVKEYQQNIDSPKLYTNLLTSRKELPPNGDMKSMMMDHRGQPPELAALPTPESTPVLQQKTLQAMKSQSDKAHGNLNASRKETPLKSPQFFPSSPPPHSPLSHGHIPSAIVLPNATHDYNTSFSNSNAHKADKKMQHIDHPLTKPSSKRDHRRSVDSRNTLNDFLKHLNETTSNPKAIMGDIQVAHQTLMLDPMGNMSEIPPKVPNREASLYSPPSTLPRNSPTKRVDVPTTPAVPMTSLERQRGYHKNSSQRHSISALPKNLNSPNGVLLSRQPSVNRGGYVTPTAGTKMDYMQGTPVSVHLQPSLSRQSSYTSNGTLPRTGIKRTPSLKPDVPPKPSFVPQTTSVRPLNKYSY from the exons ATGAGGCTTCCTCTGCTGTGCGCCTCTGTGATGCTAATGAGTCTGTCCCAGTGCCGAGCTGTCAGCTTTCCTGAAGATGAGGACCCTATTAACATTGTTGACTACCACT ATTCAAGGCAATATCCAGTATTTAGAGGACGCCCTTCAGGCAATGAATCTCAGCACAGACTGGACTTCCAACTGATGCTGAAAATTCGAGACACACTTTATATCGCTGGCAG GGATCAAGTTTACACTGTAAACTTAAATGAAGTTCCCAAATCAGAAGTTACTCCAAGCAGG AAATTAACATGGAGGTCAAGGCAGCAGGACAGAGAGAACTGTGctatgaaaggaaaacataaa GATGAATGCCATAACTTCATTAAAGTCTTTGTTCCAAGAAATGACGAGATGGTGTTTGTCTGTGGAACAAATGCATTTAATCCTATGTGCAGATACTATCGG ctGAGTACCTTAGAGTATGATGGGGAGGAAATTAGTGGTTTGGCAAGATGCCCATTTGATGCCAGACAAACCAATGTCGCCCTCTTTGCTG ATGGAAAATTGTATTCAGCAACAGTAGCGGATTTCCTGGCAAGTGATGCTGTTATTTATCGCAGCATGGGAGACGGGTCTGCCCTAAGGACAATAAAGTATGATTCCAAATGGATAAAAG AGCCACACTTTCTCCATGCCATAGAATATGGGAACTACGTGTATTTCTTCTTTCGAGAAATTGCTGTAGAGCACAATAATTTAGGCAAG GCCGTGTATTCCCGCGTGGCACGCATATGCAAAAATGACATGGGGGGTTCCCAGAGAGTTCTGGAAAAACACTGGACATCCTTTCTGAAAGCTCGGCTCAACTGCTCCGTTCCTGGGGATTCGTTTTTCTACTTTGATGTCCTACAGTCTATCACGGACATAATAGAAATCAATGGAATCCCTACGGTTGTCGGTGTATTCACTACACAGCTTAACAG cATCCCTGgttcagcagtgtgtgctttcaGCATGGATGACATTGAGAAGGTCTTCAAAGGGagatttaaagaacaaaaaactcCTGACTCTGTTTGGACAGCCGTACCTGAAGACAAGGTGCCAAAGCCAAG ACCTGGCTGCTGTGCAAAACATGGCCTAGCAGAAGCTTACAAAACCTCCATTGATTTCCCAGACGAAACATTGTCCTTCATCAAATCTCATCCATTGATGGATTCAGCTGTTCCCTCAATCATTGAGGAGCCTTGGTTTACCAAAACACGCGTCAG ATACAGATTGACAGCAATTGCTGTAGACCATGCTGCCGGACCGCACCAGAACTACACAGTCATATTTGTTGGCTCAGAAGCAGGAGTAGTACTTAAAATCTTGGCAAAGACCAGACCTTTCTCTTTGAATGACAGTGTATTACTGGAAGAGATTGAAGCATATAATCATGCAAA GTGTAGTGCTGAGAGCGATGAAGACCGAAGAGTCATTTCCCTTCAGCTGGACAGAGACCACCATGCTCTGTTCGTGGCGTTCTCCAGCTGTGTCATCAGAATTCCTCTGAGCCGGTGTGAGCGTCACGGGTCATGTAAAAA GGCGTGTATTGCCTCTCGGGATCCGTACTGTGGCTGGTTAGACCATGAGGCGTGTGGGAGAGTGACACCAGGCATGCC GatctctttgtttgtttcatacAACCACAGCACTGGAGGATATGTACAAGATGTAGAATATGGCAACACAGCGCAGCTTGGGGACTGCCATG AAATTTTGCCTACTACAGCTACACCAGATTACAAAATATTTGGCGACCCAACATCTG ACATGAAGTTCTCCTCAGCTTCCATTACCACAATGGCAAGTATCCCAGTTATATCACCTAGAGTGATTGGTTCCTGGAAACCTAAAGTGACTGGCTCTCGGAAATTTGTAGTTCAAGATGACCCAAACACTTCTGATTATTCTGATCCATTATCAGGTGTCCCAAAGG GTGTAAGGTGGGAAGTGCAGTCGGGAGAGTCCAACCAAATGGTACACATGAATGTCCTAATCACGTGTGTCTTTGCTGCTTTTGTCCTGGGAGCCTTTATTGCGGGAGTGGCCGTGTACTGTTATCGGGATGTGTTTGTACGGAAATCcagaaaaatacacaaagatGCAGAATCTGCCCAGTCCTGTACGGACTCCAGTGGGAGCTTTGCTAAACTGAATGGGCTTTTTGATAGTCCCGTCAAAGAATATCAACAAAACATTGATTCGCCCAAACTCTACACCAACCTGTTGACGAGCAGAAAGGAATTGCCACCAAATGGTGATATGAAGTCCATGATGATGGACCACAGGGGCCAGCCTCCGGAATTAGCTGCACTTCCAACTCCTGAATCCACACCGGTTCTTCAGCAAAAGACTCTGCAAGCCATGAAAAGTCAGTCGGACAAAGCACATGGTAACCTGAATGCTTCACGAAAGGAAACCCCGCTAAAAAGCCCTcagttttttccttccagtccTCCGCCCCACTCTCCTCTGAGTCACGGACATATACCCAGTGCTATCGTTCTTCCCAATGCTACTCATGATTACAATACATCTTTCTCAAATTCTAATGCGCACAAGGCAGACAAAAAGATGCAACATATCGATCATCCACTTACAAAACCATCCAGCAAAAGAGACCACAGGAGGTCTGTTGATTCCAGGAACACCCTGAATGATTTTCTGAAACACTTAAACGAAACTACTAGTAATCCCAAAGCAATCATGGGAGATATTCAAGTGGCCCACCAGACTTTAATGCTGGATCCAATGGGAAATATGTCTGAGATCCCACCTAAAGTCCCCAACAGGGAGGCATCTTTATACTCTCCACCATCAACTCTTCCAAGAAACAGCCCCACAAAACGGGTGGACGTTCCCACCACACCTGCAGTACCGATGACCTCTTTGGAAAGGCAGAGAGGTTATCACAAAAATTCTTCACAAAGGCATTCAATATCTGCCCTTCCTAAAAACTTAAACTCACCAAATGGTGTTTTGTTATCCAGACAGCCCAGTGTTAATCGGGGGGGTTATGTGACTCCCACAGCAGGCACAAAGATGGACTACATGCAAGGAACCCCTGTCAGCGTTCACCTCCAGCCTTCCTTGTCCAGGCAAAGCAGTTACACAAGCAACGGCACTCTTCCTCGTACAGGAATAAAGAGGACACCCTCGTTAAAACCTGATGTGCCACCAAAACCCTCATTTGTTCCTCAAACAACATCAGTCAGACCACTGAACAAATACAGTTACTAG
- the SEMA6D gene encoding semaphorin-6D isoform X2, which yields MRLPLLCASVMLMSLSQCRAVSFPEDEDPINIVDYHYSRQYPVFRGRPSGNESQHRLDFQLMLKIRDTLYIAGRDQVYTVNLNEVPKSEVTPSRKLTWRSRQQDRENCAMKGKHKDECHNFIKVFVPRNDEMVFVCGTNAFNPMCRYYRLSTLEYDGEEISGLARCPFDARQTNVALFADGKLYSATVADFLASDAVIYRSMGDGSALRTIKYDSKWIKEPHFLHAIEYGNYVYFFFREIAVEHNNLGKAVYSRVARICKNDMGGSQRVLEKHWTSFLKARLNCSVPGDSFFYFDVLQSITDIIEINGIPTVVGVFTTQLNSIPGSAVCAFSMDDIEKVFKGRFKEQKTPDSVWTAVPEDKVPKPRPGCCAKHGLAEAYKTSIDFPDETLSFIKSHPLMDSAVPSIIEEPWFTKTRVRYRLTAIAVDHAAGPHQNYTVIFVGSEAGVVLKILAKTRPFSLNDSVLLEEIEAYNHAKCSAESDEDRRVISLQLDRDHHALFVAFSSCVIRIPLSRCERHGSCKKACIASRDPYCGWLDHEACGRVTPGMPTGGYVQDVEYGNTAQLGDCHEILPTTATPDYKIFGDPTSDMKFSSASITTMASIPVISPRVIGSWKPKVTGSRKFVVQDDPNTSDYSDPLSGVPKGVRWEVQSGESNQMVHMNVLITCVFAAFVLGAFIAGVAVYCYRDVFVRKSRKIHKDAESAQSCTDSSGSFAKLNGLFDSPVKEYQQNIDSPKLYTNLLTSRKELPPNGDMKSMMMDHRGQPPELAALPTPESTPVLQQKTLQAMKSQSDKAHGNLNASRKETPLKSPQFFPSSPPPHSPLSHGHIPSAIVLPNATHDYNTSFSNSNAHKADKKMQHIDHPLTKPSSKRDHRRSVDSRNTLNDFLKHLNETTSNPKAIMGDIQVAHQTLMLDPMGNMSEIPPKVPNREASLYSPPSTLPRNSPTKRVDVPTTPAVPMTSLERQRGYHKNSSQRHSISALPKNLNSPNGVLLSRQPSVNRGGYVTPTAGTKMDYMQGTPVSVHLQPSLSRQSSYTSNGTLPRTGIKRTPSLKPDVPPKPSFVPQTTSVRPLNKYSY from the exons ATGAGGCTTCCTCTGCTGTGCGCCTCTGTGATGCTAATGAGTCTGTCCCAGTGCCGAGCTGTCAGCTTTCCTGAAGATGAGGACCCTATTAACATTGTTGACTACCACT ATTCAAGGCAATATCCAGTATTTAGAGGACGCCCTTCAGGCAATGAATCTCAGCACAGACTGGACTTCCAACTGATGCTGAAAATTCGAGACACACTTTATATCGCTGGCAG GGATCAAGTTTACACTGTAAACTTAAATGAAGTTCCCAAATCAGAAGTTACTCCAAGCAGG AAATTAACATGGAGGTCAAGGCAGCAGGACAGAGAGAACTGTGctatgaaaggaaaacataaa GATGAATGCCATAACTTCATTAAAGTCTTTGTTCCAAGAAATGACGAGATGGTGTTTGTCTGTGGAACAAATGCATTTAATCCTATGTGCAGATACTATCGG ctGAGTACCTTAGAGTATGATGGGGAGGAAATTAGTGGTTTGGCAAGATGCCCATTTGATGCCAGACAAACCAATGTCGCCCTCTTTGCTG ATGGAAAATTGTATTCAGCAACAGTAGCGGATTTCCTGGCAAGTGATGCTGTTATTTATCGCAGCATGGGAGACGGGTCTGCCCTAAGGACAATAAAGTATGATTCCAAATGGATAAAAG AGCCACACTTTCTCCATGCCATAGAATATGGGAACTACGTGTATTTCTTCTTTCGAGAAATTGCTGTAGAGCACAATAATTTAGGCAAG GCCGTGTATTCCCGCGTGGCACGCATATGCAAAAATGACATGGGGGGTTCCCAGAGAGTTCTGGAAAAACACTGGACATCCTTTCTGAAAGCTCGGCTCAACTGCTCCGTTCCTGGGGATTCGTTTTTCTACTTTGATGTCCTACAGTCTATCACGGACATAATAGAAATCAATGGAATCCCTACGGTTGTCGGTGTATTCACTACACAGCTTAACAG cATCCCTGgttcagcagtgtgtgctttcaGCATGGATGACATTGAGAAGGTCTTCAAAGGGagatttaaagaacaaaaaactcCTGACTCTGTTTGGACAGCCGTACCTGAAGACAAGGTGCCAAAGCCAAG ACCTGGCTGCTGTGCAAAACATGGCCTAGCAGAAGCTTACAAAACCTCCATTGATTTCCCAGACGAAACATTGTCCTTCATCAAATCTCATCCATTGATGGATTCAGCTGTTCCCTCAATCATTGAGGAGCCTTGGTTTACCAAAACACGCGTCAG ATACAGATTGACAGCAATTGCTGTAGACCATGCTGCCGGACCGCACCAGAACTACACAGTCATATTTGTTGGCTCAGAAGCAGGAGTAGTACTTAAAATCTTGGCAAAGACCAGACCTTTCTCTTTGAATGACAGTGTATTACTGGAAGAGATTGAAGCATATAATCATGCAAA GTGTAGTGCTGAGAGCGATGAAGACCGAAGAGTCATTTCCCTTCAGCTGGACAGAGACCACCATGCTCTGTTCGTGGCGTTCTCCAGCTGTGTCATCAGAATTCCTCTGAGCCGGTGTGAGCGTCACGGGTCATGTAAAAA GGCGTGTATTGCCTCTCGGGATCCGTACTGTGGCTGGTTAGACCATGAGGCGTGTGGGAGAGTGACACCAGGCATGCC CACTGGAGGATATGTACAAGATGTAGAATATGGCAACACAGCGCAGCTTGGGGACTGCCATG AAATTTTGCCTACTACAGCTACACCAGATTACAAAATATTTGGCGACCCAACATCTG ACATGAAGTTCTCCTCAGCTTCCATTACCACAATGGCAAGTATCCCAGTTATATCACCTAGAGTGATTGGTTCCTGGAAACCTAAAGTGACTGGCTCTCGGAAATTTGTAGTTCAAGATGACCCAAACACTTCTGATTATTCTGATCCATTATCAGGTGTCCCAAAGG GTGTAAGGTGGGAAGTGCAGTCGGGAGAGTCCAACCAAATGGTACACATGAATGTCCTAATCACGTGTGTCTTTGCTGCTTTTGTCCTGGGAGCCTTTATTGCGGGAGTGGCCGTGTACTGTTATCGGGATGTGTTTGTACGGAAATCcagaaaaatacacaaagatGCAGAATCTGCCCAGTCCTGTACGGACTCCAGTGGGAGCTTTGCTAAACTGAATGGGCTTTTTGATAGTCCCGTCAAAGAATATCAACAAAACATTGATTCGCCCAAACTCTACACCAACCTGTTGACGAGCAGAAAGGAATTGCCACCAAATGGTGATATGAAGTCCATGATGATGGACCACAGGGGCCAGCCTCCGGAATTAGCTGCACTTCCAACTCCTGAATCCACACCGGTTCTTCAGCAAAAGACTCTGCAAGCCATGAAAAGTCAGTCGGACAAAGCACATGGTAACCTGAATGCTTCACGAAAGGAAACCCCGCTAAAAAGCCCTcagttttttccttccagtccTCCGCCCCACTCTCCTCTGAGTCACGGACATATACCCAGTGCTATCGTTCTTCCCAATGCTACTCATGATTACAATACATCTTTCTCAAATTCTAATGCGCACAAGGCAGACAAAAAGATGCAACATATCGATCATCCACTTACAAAACCATCCAGCAAAAGAGACCACAGGAGGTCTGTTGATTCCAGGAACACCCTGAATGATTTTCTGAAACACTTAAACGAAACTACTAGTAATCCCAAAGCAATCATGGGAGATATTCAAGTGGCCCACCAGACTTTAATGCTGGATCCAATGGGAAATATGTCTGAGATCCCACCTAAAGTCCCCAACAGGGAGGCATCTTTATACTCTCCACCATCAACTCTTCCAAGAAACAGCCCCACAAAACGGGTGGACGTTCCCACCACACCTGCAGTACCGATGACCTCTTTGGAAAGGCAGAGAGGTTATCACAAAAATTCTTCACAAAGGCATTCAATATCTGCCCTTCCTAAAAACTTAAACTCACCAAATGGTGTTTTGTTATCCAGACAGCCCAGTGTTAATCGGGGGGGTTATGTGACTCCCACAGCAGGCACAAAGATGGACTACATGCAAGGAACCCCTGTCAGCGTTCACCTCCAGCCTTCCTTGTCCAGGCAAAGCAGTTACACAAGCAACGGCACTCTTCCTCGTACAGGAATAAAGAGGACACCCTCGTTAAAACCTGATGTGCCACCAAAACCCTCATTTGTTCCTCAAACAACATCAGTCAGACCACTGAACAAATACAGTTACTAG